One Miscanthus floridulus cultivar M001 chromosome 11, ASM1932011v1, whole genome shotgun sequence DNA window includes the following coding sequences:
- the LOC136492246 gene encoding zinc finger BED domain-containing protein RICESLEEPER 1-like, protein MADEDGLLPVGLALEGENNDDTRADAAVLFDIDLGDGSAAPIDVDADGGEGAMVTANSNGSAPLVAGTCNNSKHKSPVWADFEEIYEVINGSSICTKVVCKMCKSTLSARSAAGTSHLKRHQKSCRIKTDQRARVQSRLSYNPDGSVYNWDYKPKVARSELCRLIAKLDLPLGIGETDAWEEYIVRAHNPRFVKTFGLKKVIGLCLIEVKHTGENIAEKVACVIEEFGLLDKLFSITLDNASSNAKAMKTLTPMFAGYMGSKPAPTPSDPNKVKYHLVHQRCACHIINLIIKSGLKRFKPYTEDFRTAINLLNSSNQRIALFKNFCIAKGVRPRKFGLDMDVRWNATYLMLKHLLSYKDVFSVFINSNYGSTLLTASHWYIADKILEFLEVFYDSTVTLSGVYYPTSPLILHHLLDIITRLHKSSKDQNLFSIVYPMKLKYLKYWKNIPLLYSFAFILDPKGKMRGLFNVLTIMQQKTSFDYSSYYGIVKTKIFKLFNKYEEKFGAARSQRRAAQPASITGKRKQAWGRIFRGPGASGVVGPSPASAPSPSLSTSAAACELSTYLDSDNVTAYEDDFDLLLWWRDHKLTYPVLSIMARDIMSVPVSAVSSESCFSLTGRILEERRR, encoded by the exons ATGGCCGACGAGGATGGCCTCCTGCCGGTTGGCCTAGCCCTAGAGGGCGAGAACAACGACGACACTCGAGCCGACGCTGCTGTGTTGTTCGATATCGATCTTGGGGATGGCTCTGCTGCTCCGATCGATGTGGATGCGGACGGTGGCGAAGGAGCGATGGTGACTGCGAACTCTAATGGCTCTGCTCCTTTGGTTGCTGGTACATGTAACAATAGTAAGCACAAATCGCCTGTCTGGGCTGATTTTGAGGAGATCTATGAGGTTATTAATGGTTCTAGTATTTGCACCAAGGTTGTTTGTAAGATGTGCAAATCTACCTTGTCTGCTAGATCTGCTGCTGGCACTAGTCACTTAAAAAGGCACCAAAAATCATGTAGGATTAAAACTGATCAACGTGCTAGGGTTCAATCTAGGCTTTCAtacaatcctgatggttctgttTATAACTGGGATTATAAACCTAAAGTTGCTAGATCTGAATTATGTCGTTTGATTGCTAAGCTTGATCTGCCTTTAGGAATTGGTGAGACTGATGCTTGGGAAGAATACATTGTTAGAGCTCATAATCCTAGGTTTGTTAAG acatttggtctg AAAAAGGTAATTGGTCTCTGCTTGATTGAGGTAAAACATACTGGTGAGAATATTGCAGAAAAAGTTGCTTGTGTGATTGAAGAATTTGGTTTGCTTGACAAGCTGTTCTCTATTACTCttgacaatgcttcttctaatgctaaggctatgaaaacattgacacctatgtttgctggttatATGGGTTCTAAACCTGCACCTACACCTTCAGATCCTAATAAGGTTAAGTATCATCTtgtgcatcaacgttgtgcttgcCATATTATTAATCTGATAATAAAATCTGGCTTAAAAAGGTTCAAACCTTACACTGAGGATTTCAGAACTGCTATTAACCTTTTGAATTCATCTAATCAAAGGATTGCTTTGTTCAAGAACTTTTGCAttgctaagggtgttagacctagaaagtttggtttggatatggatgttagatggaatgctacatatcttatgcttaaacaccTGCTTTCATATAAGGatgttttttctgtgttcattaattctaACTATGGCTCAACGTTGTTAACTGCAAGTCACTGGTATATTGCTGATAAAATACTTGAATTCCTGGAGGTTTTTTATGACTCCACAGTCACtctttctggtgtttactatccaactagtccacttattCTGCACCATCTGCTAGATATTATAACTCGTTTGCATAAAAGTTCAAAGGATCAGAATCTGTTTTCTATTgtctatcctatgaagcttaaataccTAAAATACTGGAAGAACATACCTCTGCTgtattcatttgcattcattcttgatcctaaaGGTAAAATGAGAGGTTTATTTAATGTTCTTACCATAATGCAACAAAAAACTAGTTTTGACTACAGTTCTTATTATGGTATTGTGAAAACTAAAATTTTCAAGTTGTTTAACAAGTATGAAgaaaagtttggtgcagctaggtctcaaagaAGGGCTGCACAACCTGCAAGCATCACAGGTAAGAGGAAGCAGGCATGGGGAAGAATTTTTAGAGGCCCTGGAGCATCTGGTGTTGTTGGACCTTCCCCTGCCTCTGCTCCTAGTCCTTCTTTATCTACTTCTGCTGCTGCTTGTGAGCTATCTACATATctagacagtgacaatgtcactgcatatgaggatgaCTTTGATCTACTTCTTTGGTGGCGTGACCATAAGCTAACATATCCAGTGCTTTCTATCatggctagagatattatgtcAGTTCCTGTTTCAGCAGTGTCTTCAGAATCTTGTTTCAGCTTGACAGGAAGAATACTTGAGGAGCGGCGCCGTTGA
- the LOC136493476 gene encoding subtilisin-like protease 1 gives MDNPIHRRCTLPCLGLHAAAAVLLLLSPAAVTPVASHNDHGEHKNYLVIVRSKYEYDKNLHKNVSSWHASLLSSVCDTAKEALEADPSAMTRLIYSYRSVVNGFAARMTPEELEKMSKMEWFDRALPEQTFHLLTTRTPQMLGLMGGSRGGGLWNTSNMGEGVIIGILDDGIYAGHPSFDGAGMQPPPAKWKGRCDFNKTVCNNKLIGARSYFESAKWKWKGLRDPVLPISEGQHGTHTSSTAAGAFVPNASVFGNGLGTATGMAPRAHIAFYQVCYQDKGCDRDDILAAVDDAIEDGVDILSLSLGHEDAIDFSDDPVSLGGYTAILNGVFICAAAGNTGPAPATLVNEAPWLLTVGASTTDRRFLASVKLGDNVELDGESLNDPNTTMGGLLPLVRDMSDGQCLNGNVLKAENVTGKIIICEAGGDVSTAKARMLKSIGAAGMIMVNPEVFGPVIIPRPHAIPTVQVPNAAGQKIKAYLKKTRDATATFVFKGAAFNTPKSPMVAPFSSRGPNRRSRGILKPDLIGPGVNILAGVPSIEDVDQLRNAPVPRFDIKSGTSMAAPHLSGIAALIKHAHPNWSPAVIKSALMTTAEPTDNLRKPILDVNGRPATLLALGAGHVNPKRAMDPGLVYNMTAKGYVPYLCGLNYTDDKVNTIIYPEPPVSCANLSRLEQDDLNYPSISVILDQSPFTATANRSVTNVGAASSTYAVEVNVPASVTVEVNPTKLTFKALEEVLNYSVTIKSANGQALTGPVEGEMKWVSGKYVVRSPIHVTTGALPPAPATRKP, from the coding sequence ATGGACAATCCGATCCACAGAAGGTGCACGCTACCGTGTCTCGGTCTCCACGCTGCCGCGGCCGTGCTCCTCCTCCTATCTCCGGCGGCGGTCACCCCGGTCGCGAGCCACAATGACCACGGCGAGCACAAAAACTACCTCGTCATCGTGCGCAGCAAGTACGAGTACGATAAGAATCTGCACAAGAACGTGTCAAGCTGGCACGCGTCGCTCCTGTCGTCGGTGTGCGACACTGCCAAGGAGGCCCTGGAAGCGGACCCGTCCGCCATGACCCGGCTCATCTACTCCTACCGCAGCGTCGTCAACGGCTTCGCCGCCCGCATGACGCCGGAGGAGCTGGAGAAGATGTCCAAGATGGAGTGGTTCGACCGAGCCCTCCCCGAGCAGACGTTCCACCTCCTGACCACGCGCACGCCGCAGATGCTCGGGCTCATGGGCGGCAGCCGGGGCGGCGGCCTGTGGAACACAAGCAACATGGGCGAGGGCGTCATCATCGGGATCCTCGACGACGGCATCTACGCCGGGCACCCGTCGTTCGACGGGGCCGGGATGCAGCCGCCGCCGGCCAAGTGGAAGGGCCGGTGCGACTTCAACAAGACGGTGTGCAACAACAAGCTCATCGGCGCGCGCTCCTACTTCGAGTCGGCCAAGTGGAAGTGGAAGGGCCTCCGCGACCCGGTGCTCCCGATCAGCGAGGGGCAGCACGGCACGCACACCTCCAGCACGGCGGCCGGCGCGTTCGTGcccaacgccagcgtcttcggCAACGGGCTCGGCACGGCGACCGGCATGGCCCCACGCGCGCACATCGCCTTCTACCAGGTGTGCTACCAGGATAAGGGCTGCGATCGGGACGACATACTGGCTGCGGTGGACGACGCCATCGAGGACGGCGTCGACATCCTGTCGCTGTCGCTTGGCCACGAGGATGCCATCGACTTCTCGGACGATCCCGTCTCGCTCGGCGGGTACACGGCGATCCTGAACGGCGTGTTCATCTGCGCAGCGGCGGGCAACACCGGCCCGGCCCCCGCGACCCTCGTCAACGAGGCGCCGTGGCTGCTCACCGTGGGCGCCAGCACCACCGACAGGAGATTCTTGGCCTCCGTAAAGCTTGGGGATAACGTGGAGCTTGACGGCGAGTCACTCAACGACCCCAACACCACCATGGGCGGCCTGCTCCCGTTGGTGCGCGACATGTCCGATGGCCAGTGCCTCAACGGGAACGTGTTGAAGGCAGAAAACGTCACCGGAAAGATCATCATCTGCGAAGCCGGCGGTGATGTCAGCACCGCGAAGGCCAGGATGCTAAAGAGCATCGGCGCGGCCGGAATGATCATGGTCAACCCGGAGGTGTTCGGTCCGGTAATCATCCCGAGGCCGCACGCCATCCCGACGGTGCAAGTCCCTAACGCGGCGGGGCAGAAGATCAAGGCTTACCTCAAGAAAACGCGGGACGCGACGGCGACGTTCGTCTTCAAAGGAGCAGCGTTCAACACCCCAAAGTCGCCGATGGTCGCGCCCTTCTCATCGCGGGGCCCGAACAGGAGGAGCCGTGGGATTCTGAAACCCGACCTCATCGGTCCCGGGGTGAACATCCTCGCCGGCGTCCCCTCGATCGAGGACGTGGACCAGCTGCGCAACGCGCCGGTGCCCAGGTTCGACATCAAGTCCGGCACGTCCATGGCCGCGCCGCACCTCAGTGGCATCGCCGCGCTGATCAAGCACGCGCACCCGAATTGGTCGCCCGCGGTCATCAAGTCGGCGCTGATGACGACGGCGGAGCCTACCGACAACCTCCGGAAGCCGATCTTGGACGTCAACGGCAGGCCGGCGACCTTGCTCGCCCTCGGCGCCGGCCACGTGAACCCGAAGAGGGCCATGGACCCTGGCCTCGTGTACAACATGACGGCCAAGGGCTACGTGCCGTACCTGTGCGGGCTCAACTACACGGACGACAAGGTGAACACGATCATCTACCCGGAGCCGCCGGTGTCGTGCGCCAACCTGTCAAGGCTCGAGCAGGACGACCTCAACTACCCGTCCATCTCCGTCATCCTCGACCAGTCGCCCTTCACTGCGACGGCCAACCGCTCCGTCACGAACGTCGGCGCCGCCAGCTCGACGTACGCCGTGGAAGTGAACGTGCCGGCGTCGGTGACAGTGGAGGTGAACCCGACGAAGCTGACTTTCAAGGCGCTGGAAGAGGTCTTGAACTACTCGGTCACAATCAAGTCGGCCAACGGCCAGGCGCTTACCGGCCCTGTCGAGGGGGAGATGAAGTGGGTCTCCGGCAAGTACGTCGTGCGCAGCCCGATCCACGTCACTACCGGAGCCCTCCCGCCCGCGCCGGCGACACGCAAACCCTAA
- the LOC136494387 gene encoding uncharacterized protein, with product MWAPGSPGRLPALEECGEDVDAYHGTMASCWGSFGAAALWRRLRQRLSLVRLRRRRGRSLLGAGGLNYDPLSYAQNFDDGCLQLEEREPDFSARFAPARYAAGSSPPTAAARGVAAA from the coding sequence ATGTGGGCGCCGGGCTCGCCGGGGAGGCTGCCGGCGCTGGAGGAGTGCGGCGAGGACGTGGACGCCTACCACGGGACGATGGCCTCCTGCTGGGGCAGCTTCGGCGCCGCCGCGCTGTGGCGCAGGCTCCGGCAGCGTCTCAGCCTCGtgcggctccggcggcggcgcggccgctCCCTCCTCGGCGCCGGAGGGCTCAACTACGACCCGCTCAGCTACGCGCAGAACTTCGACGACGGCTGCCTGCAGCTGGAGGAGCGCGAGCCGGACTTCAGCGCCAGGTTCGCGCCCGCGCGCTACGCCGCCGGCTCCTCGCCGCCCACGGCCGCGGCGCGTGGCGTCGCGGCCGCTTGA